One window from the genome of Osmerus eperlanus chromosome 1, fOsmEpe2.1, whole genome shotgun sequence encodes:
- the LOC134039436 gene encoding uncharacterized protein LOC134039436 translates to MERIARSKSEKTHLYKLSRKENNIYIYNLNMSVINTGVGRKCCFGSTPLSGTHKTIMLVGPTGSGKTTLINAMINYILGVKQKDPVRFELVPKESDQSQAHSQTSEITAYQINHCKDFAIDFSLTIIDTPGFGDTRGIAKDKEIVDKVREFFSAKDGISSIDAVGFVTQSALVRLTPTQKYIFDSILSIFGKDIEDNIVLLATFADGQVPHVLQAIQEAKIPCARNKKGIPICLKFNNSALFASNDEAGTGDKAGTDDEAGTDDRDEVLRFEEMFWKMGTVSIKNLFHRLNCLEAQSLQLTKEVLSERKKLETTVEGLQHIIQVGLINLDKLKKEQKALENHRDDAEKNKNFEFEVDVPKIEKVPLQTGIHTTTCRNCNFTCHGNCVYSIDIDKSKCCAITNGSCTNCPGKCHWSHHSNLPYKFVYSSTTETRTYQHLKEKYEKAFGAKLSAAQVVQQLKEDYRQTQQTVFNDIKKLSDIQKRLGEIALRPNPLSATDYIDLIIESEKQEHKPGFLERIQELNKCREGADLIKKVSNNEKLLPDEKEKDKDGGFRTWFGKLFGGAD, encoded by the coding sequence ATGGAGCGAATTGCCAGATCGAAGTCAGAGAAGACGCATCTTTACAAGTTGTCCAGAAAGGAGAATAACATTTATATTTACAATCTAAATATGTCTGTTATCAATACTGGAGTCGGtcgtaaatgttgctttggaagcaCACCACTTTCGGGAACACACAAAACTATAATGCTTGTGGGACCAACAGGCTCAGGGAAAACAACACTCATCAATGCGATGATCAACTATATCCTGGGTGTAAAACAAAAGGATCCAGTCAGATTTGAACTGGTACCTAAGGAGTCTGATCAATCACAGGCTCACAGTCAGACCTCTGAGATTACAGCCTATCAGATCAATCACTGCAAGGATTTTGCAATTGACTTTTCTTTAACTATCATAGACACCCCTGGATTTGGGGACACAAGAGGCATTGCGAAGGATAAAGAAATTGTTGACAAGGTGAGAGAATTCTTTTCTGCTAAAGATGGCATTAGTAGTATTGATGCAGTGGGATTTGTGACCCAGTCCGCTTTGGTACGACTCACTCCAACTCAGAAGTACATTTTTGATTCGATTCTTTCCATTTTTGGAAAAGACATTGAAGACAACATTGTTCTCCTTGCTACCTTTGCTGATGGGCAGGTTCCACATGTGTTACAAGCTATTCAAGAAGCAAAAATTCCATGTGCCCGAAACAAAAAAGGCATTCCTATTTGCCTCAAATTCAACAACTCTGCCTTGTTTGCTTCTAATGATGAAGCAGGGACAGGTGATAAAGCAGGGACAGATGATGAGGCAGGGACAGATGACAGGGATGAAGTGTTACGTTTCGAGGAAATGTTTTGGAAAATGGGCACTGTCAGCATAAAAAACTTGTTTCATCGGTTAAATTGTTTGGAAGCCCAAAGTCTGCAGCTGACAAAGGAGGTATTGTCAGAGCGCAAGAAGCTGGAAACAACTGTGGAAGGACTGCAACATATTATCCAAGTGGGGCTAATAAATCTGGACAAGTTAAAAAAGGAACAGAAGGCATTAGAGAACCATAGAGATGATGCTgagaaaaacaaaaactttGAGTTTGAGGTGGACGTCCCTAAAATAGAAAAAGTTCCCCTTCAAACTGGAATCCACACCACAACATGCAGGAATTGCAACTTCACTTGCCATGGCAACTGTGTTTATAGCATTGATATTGACAAAAGTAAGTGCTGTGCAATAACTAATGGCAGTTGCACTAACTGCCCAGGAAAATGCCATTGGAGCCATCATTCCAATTTGCCATACAAGTTTGTCTACAGCTCAACAACAGAGACGAGAACATATCAACATCTGAAGGAAAAGTATGAAAAGGCATTTGGTGCAAAGTTGTCAGCAGCTCAAGTTGTTCAACAACTGAAAGAAgattacagacaaacacaacaaactgtGTTTAATGACATCAAGAAATTATCAGACATTCAGAAACGCCTTGGTGAGATTGCCCTTCGACCAAACCCGTTGTCTGCCACTGACTACATTGATCTGATTATTGAGTCTGAGAAACAAGAACACAAGCCTGGTTTCCTGGAGCGAATTCAGGAATTAAACAAATGCCGGGAAGGAGCAGACTTGATTAAGAAGGTGTCTAATAATGAGAAACTCTTACCCgatgaaaaagagaaagacaaagacggTGGTTTCAGGACATGGTTTGGTAAACTTTTCGGTGGTGCAGATTAG